Proteins encoded in a region of the Flammeovirga yaeyamensis genome:
- the trmD gene encoding tRNA (guanosine(37)-N1)-methyltransferase TrmD, which produces MRIDIISCVPNLLDSPFSHSILQRANDKSLSEVHVHDLRKYAVNKHGHIDDYAYGHGAGMVIMCEPIFNCIEDLKKEREYQEVIYMTPDGEVFNQQIANHLSITCENIIILCGHYKGIDQRVRDELVTREISIGDYVLSGGELAAAVVADAIIRLLPGVLGDETSALTDSFQDGLLAPPVYTRPKEWKGKEVPSILLSGHESKIDEWRLEESMERTKVRRPDLWDKYLDAHPEVKKKKK; this is translated from the coding sequence ATGCGTATTGATATTATTTCATGTGTTCCGAACTTGTTGGACAGTCCTTTTTCACATTCTATCTTACAAAGAGCTAACGATAAATCATTATCTGAAGTGCATGTACATGACTTAAGAAAATACGCAGTGAATAAACACGGTCATATTGATGATTATGCTTACGGTCATGGTGCAGGCATGGTCATTATGTGTGAACCTATTTTCAATTGCATAGAAGACTTAAAAAAAGAAAGAGAGTATCAGGAAGTAATTTATATGACTCCTGATGGTGAAGTATTCAATCAGCAAATCGCCAATCATCTTTCGATTACATGTGAGAACATTATTATTCTTTGTGGACATTACAAAGGAATTGATCAACGTGTAAGAGATGAACTTGTAACTAGAGAAATAAGTATTGGAGATTACGTGCTATCCGGTGGTGAATTAGCCGCTGCAGTTGTTGCAGACGCAATTATTCGTCTACTTCCAGGAGTTTTAGGAGATGAAACATCAGCACTAACCGATTCTTTTCAAGATGGTCTACTAGCCCCACCAGTATATACTCGCCCCAAAGAGTGGAAAGGAAAAGAAGTTCCTAGCATTTTACTTTCTGGCCACGAATCTAAAATTGATGAATGGAGATTAGAAGAATCTATGGAAAGAACAAAAGTTAGAAGACCCGATTTATGGGATAAATATCTTGATGCTCACCCCGAGGTCAAGAAGAAAAAGAAATAA